In Rutidosis leptorrhynchoides isolate AG116_Rl617_1_P2 chromosome 2, CSIRO_AGI_Rlap_v1, whole genome shotgun sequence, one genomic interval encodes:
- the LOC139892966 gene encoding uncharacterized protein, with protein sequence MCECFNRWLVDARDKPIVTALEYIREYCMKRIVNVKKNISKTNGPLTPAATKLFEKIKSEAHQCTVLWGGDQRYQVSGKVNQYVVDMETRSCACRKWELTGIPCKHAIAVFYNMSENGLETGEPETWVHPVYLLDTWIKTYQYTIEPLNGRSLWPKAEGMFTLVSPKTISTPGRPKKKRRLSKNEVDVIGDSGKLSSKGKLKKCGTCGTYGHNKSTCTGEKKRSGNVDNKWTKKTVKVKLSSKKTMVVGKGKKKK encoded by the exons ATGTGTGAGTGTTTCAACAGATGGTTAGTTGATGCACGTGACAAACCCATAGTTACAGCTTTAGAATACATCCGAGAGTATTGCATGAAGAGAATTGTTAATGTAAAGAAAAACATTTCCAAGACTAATGGCCCTTTAACACCTGCAGCCACCAAATTGTTTGAGAAAATCAAATCTGAGGCTCACCAGTGTACTGTCTTATGGGGTGGAGATCAAAGGTACCAAGTGAGTGGAAAAGTTAATCAATATGTTGTGGATATGGAGACTAGATCATGTGCTTGTAGAAAGTGGGAACTAACAGGGATACCTTGTAAGCATGCAATTGCAGTGTTTTATAACATGAGTGAAAATGGTTTGGAAACTGGTGAACCAGAAACATGGGTTCATCCAGTGTATTTGTTAGATACATGGATCAAAACTTACCAATACACCATTGAGCCATTGAATGGGAGAAGCTTATGGCCAAAGGCAGAAGGCATGTTCACTCTGGTATCACCAAAGACTATTTCCACACCTGGTCGTCCAAAAAAGAAAAGAAGGTTGTCCAAAAATGAAGTTGATGTCATTGGTGATAGTGGTAAACTTAGCTCAAAAG GCAAGCTAAAGAAGTGTGGCACATGTGGTACTTATGGACACAATAAGAGTACTTGTACAGGTGAGAAGAAAAGAAGTGGGAATGTGGATAACAAGTGGACAAAAAAGACAGTGAAAGTTAAGCTATCTTCAAAGAAGACAATGGTAGTTGgaaaagggaagaagaagaagtga